Proteins from one Epinephelus moara isolate mb chromosome 1, YSFRI_EMoa_1.0, whole genome shotgun sequence genomic window:
- the stk33 gene encoding serine/threonine-protein kinase 33 isoform X2 — protein sequence MTKVYVSGMGMNMVSPWTSRDTLERNVPIIRLKDYADLRAIYEFGRKLGHGSYGTVYEATHIKTQTKWAIKEVCRPAAGSQRSKMLEQELNILKEVNHAHIIHLQEVYHTAKMTYLVTELCSGGDLRQLLQRKKFLTEDETRHVICSVADAVVYLHKRDIVHRDLKLENILVKDYLGEDDKGRINIKVTDFGLSVKTGGVGIENMMQEACGTLLYMAPEMMSRRGYSHCCDVWSVGVIMFMLLCGEPPFKATSQSDLRQEIMNNNKVKYTQPIWATVSHAAKNILTCLLKQDPAYRMSANELLETPWITGDTDVPAMPPCALEMMRNDREQKERTHTLEDLSLTSSEDTLDPSPLPRVASAETDSNCRSHAVRDNCSCTPTTSTKPVSPQLLGTVMESRYRSLIFPFGFSLYLGIKTKERGGGLPLDKCKNNSKQLSTTQSHASVKPSTQPSAKQLRPRDKKDVSAGQKPASKLSKADDQRPSTSSKSRTAPRKL from the exons ATGACAAAAGTCTATGTCAGTGGAATGGGCATGAACATGGTGTCCCCATGGACCAGCAGGGACACACTGGAGAGGAATGTGCCCATAATACGCCTGAAAGACTATGCTGACCTCCGG GCAATCTATGAATTTGGAAGAAAATTAGGTCACGGTAGCTATGGAACTGTTTATGAAGCCACCCACATTAAGACACAGACAAAATGGGCTATTAAAGAGGTTTGCAGACCAGCG GCAGGAAGTCAGAGATCCAAGATGCTTGAACAAGAACTGAACATTCTCAAAGAAGTGAATCACGCTCACATAATTCATCTACAGGAAGTCTACCACACGGCCAAG ATGACTTACTTGGTTACTGAGCTGTGCAGTGGAGGTGATCTgaggcagctgctgcagaggaaaaagtTTCTCACAGAGGACGAGACAAGGCACGTCATCTGTAGCGTAGCCGATGCTGTTGTCTACCTTCACAAAAGAG ACATCGTGCACCGGGACTTGAAACTTGAGAACATTCTTGTGAAGGACTATCTCGGCGAGGATGATAAAGGCAGGATTAATATCAAG GTGACAGACTTTGGACTGTCGGTGAAGACAGGTGGTGTAGGGATCGAGAACATGATGCAGGAGGCCTGTGGGACTCTTCTCTATATGG CACCTGAGATGATGAGCCGTCGGGGTTACAGCCACTGTTGTGATGTGTGGAGCGTAGGAGTCATTATGTTTATGTT GCTGTGTGGGGAGCCTCCATTTAAAGCCACATCGCAGTCCGACCTACGTCAGGAGATtatgaacaacaacaaagtcaaatATACTCAACCCATCTGGGCCACAGTCAGCCATGCAG CCAAAAATATATTGACGTGCCTTCTGAAGCAGGACCCTGCCTACCGCATGTCAGCTAATGAGCTACTAGAAACCCCCTGGATTACA GGTGACACTGATGTGCCTGCTATGCCGCCCTGTGCGCTGGAGATGATGCGCAACGACAGGGAGCAGAAAGAGA GAACACATACTCTGGAGGACTTGTCCCTCACCTCCTCTGAGGACACACTGGACCCATCCCCACTCCCCAGGGTAGCTTCAGCAGAAACAGACAGCAACTGCAGGAGCCACGCTGTGAGAGACAACTGCTCCTGCACACCCACCACATCCACCAAGCCG GTCAGCCCCCAGTTGCTAGGTACAGTCATGGAGTCCAGGTATCGATCTCTCATCTTTCCCTTTGGGTTCTCCTTATATCTTGGAATAAAGACTAAAGAGCGTGGTGGTGGCCTCCCCCTGGACAAGTGCAAAAACAACTCTAAACAACTCTCCACCACACag TCTCATGCAAGCGTGAAACCCTCCACACAGCCGAGTGCAAAGCAGCTCAGGCCTCGGGACAAGAAGGACGTCAGCGCAGGACAGAAACCAGCCTCTAAGCTCAGCAAGGCAGACGACCAGAGACCTTCTACCTCCAGTAAAAGTAGGACTGCTCCCCGCAAACTCTAA
- the stk33 gene encoding serine/threonine-protein kinase 33 isoform X3, giving the protein MSVCLKASSMTKVYVSGMGMNMVSPWTSRDTLERNVPIIRLKDYADLRAIYEFGRKLGHGSYGTVYEATHIKTQTKWAIKEVCRPAAGSQRSKMLEQELNILKEVNHAHIIHLQEVYHTAKMTYLVTELCSGGDLRQLLQRKKFLTEDETRHVICSVADAVVYLHKRDIVHRDLKLENILVKDYLGEDDKGRINIKVTDFGLSVKTGGVGIENMMQEACGTLLYMAPEMMSRRGYSHCCDVWSVGVIMFMLLCGEPPFKATSQSDLRQEIMNNNKVKYTQPIWATVSHAAKNILTCLLKQDPAYRMSANELLETPWITGDTDVPAMPPCALEMMRNDREQKERTHTLEDLSLTSSEDTLDPSPLPRVASAETDSNCRSHAVRDNCSCTPTTSTKPTKERGGGLPLDKCKNNSKQLSTTQSHASVKPSTQPSAKQLRPRDKKDVSAGQKPASKLSKADDQRPSTSSKSRTAPRKL; this is encoded by the exons ATGACAAAAGTCTATGTCAGTGGAATGGGCATGAACATGGTGTCCCCATGGACCAGCAGGGACACACTGGAGAGGAATGTGCCCATAATACGCCTGAAAGACTATGCTGACCTCCGG GCAATCTATGAATTTGGAAGAAAATTAGGTCACGGTAGCTATGGAACTGTTTATGAAGCCACCCACATTAAGACACAGACAAAATGGGCTATTAAAGAGGTTTGCAGACCAGCG GCAGGAAGTCAGAGATCCAAGATGCTTGAACAAGAACTGAACATTCTCAAAGAAGTGAATCACGCTCACATAATTCATCTACAGGAAGTCTACCACACGGCCAAG ATGACTTACTTGGTTACTGAGCTGTGCAGTGGAGGTGATCTgaggcagctgctgcagaggaaaaagtTTCTCACAGAGGACGAGACAAGGCACGTCATCTGTAGCGTAGCCGATGCTGTTGTCTACCTTCACAAAAGAG ACATCGTGCACCGGGACTTGAAACTTGAGAACATTCTTGTGAAGGACTATCTCGGCGAGGATGATAAAGGCAGGATTAATATCAAG GTGACAGACTTTGGACTGTCGGTGAAGACAGGTGGTGTAGGGATCGAGAACATGATGCAGGAGGCCTGTGGGACTCTTCTCTATATGG CACCTGAGATGATGAGCCGTCGGGGTTACAGCCACTGTTGTGATGTGTGGAGCGTAGGAGTCATTATGTTTATGTT GCTGTGTGGGGAGCCTCCATTTAAAGCCACATCGCAGTCCGACCTACGTCAGGAGATtatgaacaacaacaaagtcaaatATACTCAACCCATCTGGGCCACAGTCAGCCATGCAG CCAAAAATATATTGACGTGCCTTCTGAAGCAGGACCCTGCCTACCGCATGTCAGCTAATGAGCTACTAGAAACCCCCTGGATTACA GGTGACACTGATGTGCCTGCTATGCCGCCCTGTGCGCTGGAGATGATGCGCAACGACAGGGAGCAGAAAGAGA GAACACATACTCTGGAGGACTTGTCCCTCACCTCCTCTGAGGACACACTGGACCCATCCCCACTCCCCAGGGTAGCTTCAGCAGAAACAGACAGCAACTGCAGGAGCCACGCTGTGAGAGACAACTGCTCCTGCACACCCACCACATCCACCAAGCCG ACTAAAGAGCGTGGTGGTGGCCTCCCCCTGGACAAGTGCAAAAACAACTCTAAACAACTCTCCACCACACag TCTCATGCAAGCGTGAAACCCTCCACACAGCCGAGTGCAAAGCAGCTCAGGCCTCGGGACAAGAAGGACGTCAGCGCAGGACAGAAACCAGCCTCTAAGCTCAGCAAGGCAGACGACCAGAGACCTTCTACCTCCAGTAAAAGTAGGACTGCTCCCCGCAAACTCTAA
- the stk33 gene encoding serine/threonine-protein kinase 33 isoform X1, giving the protein MSVCLKASSMTKVYVSGMGMNMVSPWTSRDTLERNVPIIRLKDYADLRAIYEFGRKLGHGSYGTVYEATHIKTQTKWAIKEVCRPAAGSQRSKMLEQELNILKEVNHAHIIHLQEVYHTAKMTYLVTELCSGGDLRQLLQRKKFLTEDETRHVICSVADAVVYLHKRDIVHRDLKLENILVKDYLGEDDKGRINIKVTDFGLSVKTGGVGIENMMQEACGTLLYMAPEMMSRRGYSHCCDVWSVGVIMFMLLCGEPPFKATSQSDLRQEIMNNNKVKYTQPIWATVSHAAKNILTCLLKQDPAYRMSANELLETPWITGDTDVPAMPPCALEMMRNDREQKERTHTLEDLSLTSSEDTLDPSPLPRVASAETDSNCRSHAVRDNCSCTPTTSTKPVSPQLLGTVMESRYRSLIFPFGFSLYLGIKTKERGGGLPLDKCKNNSKQLSTTQSHASVKPSTQPSAKQLRPRDKKDVSAGQKPASKLSKADDQRPSTSSKSRTAPRKL; this is encoded by the exons ATGACAAAAGTCTATGTCAGTGGAATGGGCATGAACATGGTGTCCCCATGGACCAGCAGGGACACACTGGAGAGGAATGTGCCCATAATACGCCTGAAAGACTATGCTGACCTCCGG GCAATCTATGAATTTGGAAGAAAATTAGGTCACGGTAGCTATGGAACTGTTTATGAAGCCACCCACATTAAGACACAGACAAAATGGGCTATTAAAGAGGTTTGCAGACCAGCG GCAGGAAGTCAGAGATCCAAGATGCTTGAACAAGAACTGAACATTCTCAAAGAAGTGAATCACGCTCACATAATTCATCTACAGGAAGTCTACCACACGGCCAAG ATGACTTACTTGGTTACTGAGCTGTGCAGTGGAGGTGATCTgaggcagctgctgcagaggaaaaagtTTCTCACAGAGGACGAGACAAGGCACGTCATCTGTAGCGTAGCCGATGCTGTTGTCTACCTTCACAAAAGAG ACATCGTGCACCGGGACTTGAAACTTGAGAACATTCTTGTGAAGGACTATCTCGGCGAGGATGATAAAGGCAGGATTAATATCAAG GTGACAGACTTTGGACTGTCGGTGAAGACAGGTGGTGTAGGGATCGAGAACATGATGCAGGAGGCCTGTGGGACTCTTCTCTATATGG CACCTGAGATGATGAGCCGTCGGGGTTACAGCCACTGTTGTGATGTGTGGAGCGTAGGAGTCATTATGTTTATGTT GCTGTGTGGGGAGCCTCCATTTAAAGCCACATCGCAGTCCGACCTACGTCAGGAGATtatgaacaacaacaaagtcaaatATACTCAACCCATCTGGGCCACAGTCAGCCATGCAG CCAAAAATATATTGACGTGCCTTCTGAAGCAGGACCCTGCCTACCGCATGTCAGCTAATGAGCTACTAGAAACCCCCTGGATTACA GGTGACACTGATGTGCCTGCTATGCCGCCCTGTGCGCTGGAGATGATGCGCAACGACAGGGAGCAGAAAGAGA GAACACATACTCTGGAGGACTTGTCCCTCACCTCCTCTGAGGACACACTGGACCCATCCCCACTCCCCAGGGTAGCTTCAGCAGAAACAGACAGCAACTGCAGGAGCCACGCTGTGAGAGACAACTGCTCCTGCACACCCACCACATCCACCAAGCCG GTCAGCCCCCAGTTGCTAGGTACAGTCATGGAGTCCAGGTATCGATCTCTCATCTTTCCCTTTGGGTTCTCCTTATATCTTGGAATAAAGACTAAAGAGCGTGGTGGTGGCCTCCCCCTGGACAAGTGCAAAAACAACTCTAAACAACTCTCCACCACACag TCTCATGCAAGCGTGAAACCCTCCACACAGCCGAGTGCAAAGCAGCTCAGGCCTCGGGACAAGAAGGACGTCAGCGCAGGACAGAAACCAGCCTCTAAGCTCAGCAAGGCAGACGACCAGAGACCTTCTACCTCCAGTAAAAGTAGGACTGCTCCCCGCAAACTCTAA
- the stk33 gene encoding serine/threonine-protein kinase 33 isoform X4: MSVCLKASSMTKVYVSGMGMNMVSPWTSRDTLERNVPIIRLKDYADLRAIYEFGRKLGHGSYGTVYEATHIKTQTKWAIKEVCRPAAGSQRSKMLEQELNILKEVNHAHIIHLQEVYHTAKMTYLVTELCSGGDLRQLLQRKKFLTEDETRHVICSVADAVVYLHKRDIVHRDLKLENILVKDYLGEDDKGRINIKVTDFGLSVKTGGVGIENMMQEACGTLLYMAPEMMSRRGYSHCCDVWSVGVIMFMLLCGEPPFKATSQSDLRQEIMNNNKVKYTQPIWATVSHAAKNILTCLLKQDPAYRMSANELLETPWITGDTDVPAMPPCALEMMRNDREQKERTHTLEDLSLTSSEDTLDPSPLPRVASAETDSNCRSHAVRDNCSCTPTTSTKPVLLKSVVVASPWTSAKTTLNNSPPHSLMQA; this comes from the exons ATGACAAAAGTCTATGTCAGTGGAATGGGCATGAACATGGTGTCCCCATGGACCAGCAGGGACACACTGGAGAGGAATGTGCCCATAATACGCCTGAAAGACTATGCTGACCTCCGG GCAATCTATGAATTTGGAAGAAAATTAGGTCACGGTAGCTATGGAACTGTTTATGAAGCCACCCACATTAAGACACAGACAAAATGGGCTATTAAAGAGGTTTGCAGACCAGCG GCAGGAAGTCAGAGATCCAAGATGCTTGAACAAGAACTGAACATTCTCAAAGAAGTGAATCACGCTCACATAATTCATCTACAGGAAGTCTACCACACGGCCAAG ATGACTTACTTGGTTACTGAGCTGTGCAGTGGAGGTGATCTgaggcagctgctgcagaggaaaaagtTTCTCACAGAGGACGAGACAAGGCACGTCATCTGTAGCGTAGCCGATGCTGTTGTCTACCTTCACAAAAGAG ACATCGTGCACCGGGACTTGAAACTTGAGAACATTCTTGTGAAGGACTATCTCGGCGAGGATGATAAAGGCAGGATTAATATCAAG GTGACAGACTTTGGACTGTCGGTGAAGACAGGTGGTGTAGGGATCGAGAACATGATGCAGGAGGCCTGTGGGACTCTTCTCTATATGG CACCTGAGATGATGAGCCGTCGGGGTTACAGCCACTGTTGTGATGTGTGGAGCGTAGGAGTCATTATGTTTATGTT GCTGTGTGGGGAGCCTCCATTTAAAGCCACATCGCAGTCCGACCTACGTCAGGAGATtatgaacaacaacaaagtcaaatATACTCAACCCATCTGGGCCACAGTCAGCCATGCAG CCAAAAATATATTGACGTGCCTTCTGAAGCAGGACCCTGCCTACCGCATGTCAGCTAATGAGCTACTAGAAACCCCCTGGATTACA GGTGACACTGATGTGCCTGCTATGCCGCCCTGTGCGCTGGAGATGATGCGCAACGACAGGGAGCAGAAAGAGA GAACACATACTCTGGAGGACTTGTCCCTCACCTCCTCTGAGGACACACTGGACCCATCCCCACTCCCCAGGGTAGCTTCAGCAGAAACAGACAGCAACTGCAGGAGCCACGCTGTGAGAGACAACTGCTCCTGCACACCCACCACATCCACCAAGCCGGTACT ACTAAAGAGCGTGGTGGTGGCCTCCCCCTGGACAAGTGCAAAAACAACTCTAAACAACTCTCCACCACACag TCTCATGCAAGCGTGA